A DNA window from Leptolyngbya sp. KIOST-1 contains the following coding sequences:
- a CDS encoding efflux RND transporter permease subunit — MALFSIADTFIRRPVLTTVCTLLIVLAGAVAIPLLPIEQLPEIAPLQIQVVSNYTGADAETVESNVTTVLEREINGVEGMEFITSSSTNTGQSSINVVFQPGRSKDIAQVDVQNRVARAEPQLPPEVTQLGVTVNAQSPSILLVYRFFTDDDRYDALFLSNYADLFILDEMKQINGVGNAEVFGAGRYAMRLWLDPSALAMQALTPQDVVAALQEQNIQVGGGAVGAPPVSSNQAFQYTVRLPGRLQEVEEFENLVVKVGQNGDLVRLREIGRAELGAQDYSFDARTGGRLAAGLLVYQLPGSNALEVAQAVRDRMAELQGSFPPGYRAELVFDTTDFVRVSLREVLTTLAMAIVLVLLILFLFLQDWRSTVVPAIAIPVALIGAMAFLLAFGFSINTLTLFGCILASGLVVDDAIVIVEAIAAKIDQGMRPRLAALDAMQELSGAVVSTSLVLMAVFIPVAFFPGSTGRIYQQFALTIAFTVLVSTFNALSFSPAMSALLLRPTVPGQRGGPLAGFFTWFNRQLVRIVERYRELVRILIRLRYAVLALFAVGVLLMVGMLRMVPTGFVPEEDQGYFLGIVQAPDGVSLEYTKGVMAQADALISQFPEVTSTFMLSGFGFDGPSPNRGVFFATLAPWEERRAPESTVMGLLPQVNGALAGIQEALVIAFNAPPVPGFSPTGALEMQLQDRSGNRMSIDEFLANAYEIMGLANESPASMGVFTQFTASSPQVQVEVNRDRLKALDVNIDDALSTVGTYLGSRYVNDFTSGGRNYRVYVQAEADFRNEPSDINGIYVRSRQGTMIPLGEVVTLSEVVGPSTINHFNLLRSIKLEGMPAPGASSGQLIAAMSDAHAQAALPVVGQAWQGTAREEIASGGLATIIFGLGVLVVFLVLAAQYENYVDPIIILLTVPLAVLGALVFLSLRGLDLNIYAQVGLVMLIGLASKNAILIVEFANQARTQGLGLVPAAIAAAEQRFRPIIMTAISSLVGFFPLLVATGAGSASRWSVGYTVFGGLLVATVLSLLVVPVLYVVLKGLTERVLPGAPPGPMTAERSLGNGNRAAPDADEAIAPLRFSDRAGPETQGETPA; from the coding sequence ATGGCGCTGTTTTCTATTGCCGACACCTTCATTCGTCGCCCGGTGCTTACCACCGTGTGTACCCTGCTGATTGTGCTGGCGGGGGCGGTGGCCATTCCGCTGCTGCCGATTGAGCAACTGCCTGAAATTGCCCCCCTCCAGATTCAGGTGGTCTCCAACTACACCGGGGCCGATGCCGAAACCGTGGAGAGCAACGTCACCACGGTGCTGGAGCGGGAGATCAACGGCGTGGAGGGGATGGAATTTATCACCTCTAGCAGCACGAACACGGGCCAGAGCAGCATCAACGTGGTGTTTCAGCCGGGGCGCAGCAAGGATATTGCCCAGGTGGATGTGCAAAATCGGGTGGCTCGGGCCGAGCCTCAGCTGCCGCCGGAGGTGACCCAGCTGGGGGTGACAGTAAACGCCCAGTCGCCCAGCATTCTGCTGGTGTACCGCTTCTTTACCGATGACGATCGCTACGATGCCCTATTCCTGAGCAACTACGCTGACCTGTTCATTCTCGACGAGATGAAGCAGATCAACGGCGTCGGCAACGCCGAGGTGTTTGGGGCGGGGCGCTACGCCATGCGGCTCTGGCTGGACCCCTCCGCCCTGGCCATGCAGGCGCTGACACCCCAGGATGTGGTCGCGGCCCTGCAGGAGCAAAACATTCAGGTGGGGGGAGGCGCTGTGGGTGCTCCCCCCGTCAGCAGTAACCAGGCGTTTCAGTACACCGTGCGGCTGCCCGGTCGGCTGCAGGAGGTCGAGGAATTTGAAAATCTGGTCGTCAAGGTGGGCCAAAACGGCGACCTGGTGCGGCTGCGGGAGATTGGCCGGGCGGAGCTGGGGGCGCAGGACTACAGCTTTGATGCCAGGACTGGCGGCAGACTGGCGGCGGGGCTGCTGGTGTACCAGCTGCCGGGCAGCAATGCCCTGGAGGTGGCCCAGGCGGTGCGCGATCGCATGGCCGAGCTCCAGGGCAGTTTTCCACCGGGCTACCGGGCCGAGCTGGTGTTCGACACCACCGACTTTGTGCGGGTCTCGCTGCGGGAGGTGCTGACCACCCTGGCGATGGCGATCGTCCTGGTGCTGCTGATTTTGTTCCTGTTTTTGCAGGACTGGCGATCGACGGTGGTGCCCGCGATCGCGATTCCGGTGGCGCTGATTGGCGCGATGGCCTTTCTGCTGGCCTTTGGCTTTTCGATCAATACGCTGACGCTGTTTGGCTGCATTTTGGCCTCGGGCCTGGTGGTGGATGATGCGATTGTGATTGTCGAAGCCATTGCCGCCAAAATTGATCAGGGGATGCGGCCTCGCCTGGCCGCCCTCGATGCCATGCAGGAGCTATCGGGGGCGGTGGTCTCGACCTCGCTGGTGCTGATGGCGGTGTTTATTCCGGTGGCGTTTTTCCCCGGCAGCACCGGCAGAATTTACCAGCAGTTTGCCCTCACCATCGCCTTCACGGTGCTGGTTTCCACCTTCAATGCCCTCAGCTTTTCCCCCGCCATGTCGGCCCTGCTGCTGCGGCCCACGGTGCCAGGACAGCGGGGTGGCCCCCTGGCCGGTTTTTTTACCTGGTTTAACCGTCAGCTGGTGCGAATTGTTGAGCGCTACCGGGAGCTGGTGCGCATTCTCATTCGGCTGCGCTACGCCGTGCTGGCCTTGTTTGCGGTCGGGGTTTTGCTGATGGTGGGGATGCTGCGCATGGTGCCTACGGGCTTTGTACCCGAGGAGGACCAGGGCTATTTCCTGGGCATTGTCCAAGCTCCCGACGGGGTGTCGCTGGAGTACACCAAAGGGGTGATGGCCCAGGCGGACGCCCTTATTTCTCAGTTTCCTGAGGTGACCAGCACCTTCATGCTGTCGGGGTTTGGCTTTGACGGGCCGTCGCCGAACCGGGGGGTGTTTTTTGCCACCCTGGCCCCCTGGGAGGAGCGCCGCGCCCCGGAATCTACGGTGATGGGGCTGTTGCCCCAGGTGAATGGCGCCCTCGCCGGCATTCAAGAGGCCCTGGTGATCGCCTTCAACGCTCCACCGGTGCCGGGTTTTAGCCCCACTGGCGCCCTGGAAATGCAGCTCCAGGACCGCAGCGGCAACCGGATGAGCATTGACGAATTTTTGGCCAACGCCTACGAAATCATGGGGCTGGCCAACGAGTCCCCCGCGTCGATGGGGGTGTTTACGCAGTTCACCGCCAGTTCGCCCCAGGTACAGGTGGAGGTCAACCGCGATCGCCTCAAAGCCCTGGATGTGAATATCGACGATGCGCTCAGCACCGTGGGCACCTACCTGGGCTCGCGCTACGTCAACGACTTCACCAGCGGCGGGCGCAACTACCGGGTCTACGTGCAGGCCGAGGCCGACTTCCGCAACGAGCCGTCGGATATCAACGGCATTTACGTGCGATCGCGCCAGGGCACCATGATTCCCCTGGGGGAGGTGGTGACCCTCAGCGAAGTGGTGGGGCCCTCGACCATCAACCACTTCAACCTGCTGCGATCGATCAAGCTGGAGGGGATGCCTGCCCCTGGGGCCAGTTCGGGGCAGCTAATTGCGGCTATGAGCGACGCCCACGCCCAGGCGGCGCTGCCGGTGGTGGGGCAGGCCTGGCAGGGCACCGCCAGGGAGGAAATCGCCTCCGGGGGCCTGGCCACCATCATCTTTGGCCTGGGGGTGCTGGTGGTGTTTCTGGTGCTGGCCGCCCAGTACGAAAATTACGTCGATCCGATCATCATTCTGCTGACGGTGCCGCTGGCGGTGCTGGGGGCGCTGGTCTTTTTGTCCCTGCGAGGGCTGGACCTCAATATCTACGCCCAGGTGGGGCTGGTGATGCTGATTGGCCTGGCCAGCAAAAACGCCATTTTGATCGTGGAGTTTGCCAACCAGGCTCGCACCCAGGGTCTGGGCCTGGTACCCGCCGCGATCGCCGCCGCCGAGCAGCGCTTTCGACCGATTATCATGACGGCGATTTCGTCGCTGGTGGGCTTCTTCCCCCTGCTGGTGGCCACGGGGGCCGGTAGCGCCAGCCGCTGGTCGGTGGGCTATACGGTGTTTGGCGGGCTGCTGGTGGCCACGGTGCTGAGCCTGCTGGTGGTGCCGGTGCTCTACGTGGTGCTGAAGGGGCTAACCGAGCGGGTGCTGCCGGGAGCCCCGCCGGGACCGATGACGGCGGAGCGCAGCCTGGGGAACGGAAATCGCGCCGCACCTGATGCGGATGAGGCGATCGCGCCGCTGCGGTTCTCAGATCGAGCCGGGCCAGAGACCCAGGGGGAAACCCCGGCCTAG
- a CDS encoding efflux RND transporter periplasmic adaptor subunit: MPPVPVGRMSRVLGVALTLSLAVAACSRSQPSGEMGPQAVPVQVQELQPGTFEESSDFVGALEAEQRVELKPEVAGRVIQVLVSSGGAVAQGQPVVQLSPDQAQAEVSAAQAGAQAARFGRDAAQAQVDAAQAQLARAQADVELAAVEFRRTEQLVGAGALSRRDLDNAQNQLDVAQAAQRQAQDNVRAAQAQLQQSLSTFDQAQAQVNVSRGDLGFKQVVAPVSGRLGDVSLRVGDFVDVGQTLATITQNSELFLRIQVPTTRSGQLRPGIPVELLSPDTGEPLATGSVNFISPEVDGEGQSILVKARFPNEAGNLRDGQFVRARLIWSATTTLLVPTVAVTRIAGQSFVFVATDQPQENGQTLRVASQRPVQLGQIQGNNYQVIDGLEAGDQVIVTNILQLQDGRPIAPAAQAAAP, translated from the coding sequence ATGCCGCCAGTCCCTGTTGGTCGAATGAGTCGGGTGTTGGGGGTTGCGCTGACCCTGTCGTTGGCGGTTGCCGCCTGTAGCCGTTCTCAGCCCTCTGGGGAGATGGGGCCCCAGGCGGTACCGGTACAGGTGCAGGAACTTCAGCCCGGTACCTTTGAGGAAAGCTCCGACTTCGTTGGCGCCCTCGAAGCCGAGCAGCGCGTTGAGCTCAAGCCCGAGGTGGCAGGCCGAGTGATCCAGGTGCTGGTGAGCTCGGGTGGTGCCGTGGCCCAGGGCCAGCCGGTGGTGCAGCTGAGCCCTGACCAGGCGCAGGCCGAGGTGTCGGCGGCCCAGGCCGGGGCCCAGGCCGCTCGGTTTGGCCGCGATGCCGCCCAGGCCCAGGTCGATGCCGCCCAGGCCCAGCTTGCCCGTGCCCAGGCCGATGTCGAGCTGGCAGCGGTAGAGTTTCGGCGTACCGAACAGTTGGTCGGGGCGGGAGCGCTGAGCCGCCGCGACCTGGACAATGCCCAGAACCAGCTCGATGTAGCCCAGGCCGCTCAGCGCCAGGCCCAGGACAATGTGCGGGCGGCCCAGGCCCAGCTGCAGCAGTCGCTGTCTACCTTTGACCAGGCCCAGGCCCAGGTCAACGTCAGCCGGGGAGACCTGGGGTTTAAGCAGGTGGTGGCGCCAGTTTCGGGGCGGCTGGGGGATGTGTCGCTCAGAGTGGGCGATTTTGTCGATGTGGGGCAAACCCTGGCCACCATTACCCAGAACAGCGAGCTATTTTTGCGCATTCAGGTGCCGACCACCCGGTCCGGCCAGCTGCGGCCCGGTATTCCCGTGGAGCTACTCAGCCCTGATACGGGCGAGCCCCTGGCCACGGGCAGCGTTAATTTTATTTCGCCGGAGGTGGATGGAGAGGGCCAGTCGATTCTGGTCAAGGCTCGCTTTCCCAATGAAGCGGGTAACTTGCGCGACGGGCAGTTTGTGCGGGCCAGGTTAATTTGGAGCGCTACCACAACGCTCTTGGTGCCCACGGTGGCGGTCACGCGCATTGCTGGGCAGAGCTTTGTCTTTGTCGCCACCGACCAACCCCAGGAGAATGGTCAAACCCTGCGGGTGGCCTCCCAGCGCCCGGTGCAGCTGGGGCAAATTCAGGGGAACAACTACCAGGTGATCGACGGCCTGGAGGCCGGAGACCAAGTCATTGTGACCAACATTCTCCAGCTCCAAGACGGTCGCCCGATCGCCCCGGCAGCCCAGGCGGCGGCCCCTTAG
- the chrA gene encoding chromate efflux transporter — MSQPSHPKPAPTLDPSPSYPTRLRELTQLFLKLGFIGFGGPQAHIAMIHDETVTRRGWFTEEQYLEGVAICEMLPGPASTQTGIYTGYLRAGQVGALVAGLSFIAPAFLIMLGLSWAYFRFQGVPQVEALFLGVSPVVIAIIVGFCWKLSRKAIKDWPGVAIALVTLLLSWLGGINVLLLFVVAGLAGLVIYRPKAPPASGNGVVPGLALLGTWLQSVATLPTEPLAVSSFWGLDRIQEYFLPLTTFFLQTGAFIFGGGLVIIPLLETAVVDDFGWMTRSQFIDGVALGELTPGPVVITAAFVGYKVAGALGALVATVAMFLPSFGFIMFASPWLRRLRQNPGVKRFLKGVLPAVLGAIAAAVIPLAQAAIGQPTLPRTLFAAAMAIAALVALVHFRRPTWQLVPVGALLGLLAGMVLA, encoded by the coding sequence ATGAGTCAGCCATCCCATCCAAAACCTGCCCCGACTTTAGATCCGTCCCCCAGCTATCCAACTCGCCTGCGGGAGCTGACGCAACTCTTTTTGAAGCTGGGCTTCATCGGCTTTGGCGGCCCCCAGGCTCACATCGCCATGATCCACGATGAAACAGTGACGCGGCGAGGCTGGTTCACCGAAGAGCAGTATCTAGAGGGGGTGGCGATCTGCGAAATGCTGCCGGGGCCAGCCTCCACCCAGACCGGGATCTACACGGGCTATCTGCGGGCGGGGCAGGTGGGGGCGCTGGTGGCGGGGCTGAGCTTCATTGCCCCAGCGTTTTTGATTATGCTGGGGCTGTCCTGGGCCTACTTTCGCTTTCAGGGGGTGCCCCAGGTGGAGGCGCTTTTCCTGGGGGTTTCACCCGTGGTAATTGCGATCATTGTGGGCTTTTGCTGGAAGCTGAGCAGGAAGGCGATTAAAGACTGGCCGGGGGTGGCGATCGCCCTAGTCACCCTGCTGCTCTCCTGGCTGGGGGGCATCAATGTGCTGCTGCTGTTTGTGGTGGCGGGCCTGGCGGGGCTGGTAATCTATCGCCCCAAAGCGCCGCCGGCCAGTGGCAACGGGGTTGTCCCTGGGCTGGCGCTGTTGGGAACATGGTTGCAGAGTGTGGCCACCCTGCCGACGGAACCGCTGGCGGTGTCGAGCTTTTGGGGCCTGGATCGGATTCAGGAATACTTCCTGCCCCTCACCACCTTCTTTCTGCAAACCGGGGCGTTTATCTTTGGCGGCGGTCTGGTGATCATTCCCCTGTTGGAAACCGCCGTGGTGGACGACTTTGGCTGGATGACCCGGAGCCAGTTCATCGACGGGGTGGCCCTGGGCGAACTCACCCCCGGCCCGGTGGTGATTACGGCGGCCTTCGTGGGCTACAAGGTGGCCGGGGCCCTGGGGGCGCTGGTGGCGACGGTGGCAATGTTTCTGCCGTCCTTTGGGTTCATTATGTTTGCCTCGCCCTGGCTGCGGCGGCTGCGGCAAAACCCTGGGGTGAAGCGCTTTTTGAAGGGGGTGCTGCCCGCTGTGCTGGGGGCGATCGCCGCTGCCGTCATCCCCCTGGCCCAGGCGGCCATTGGGCAGCCCACCCTGCCCCGGACGCTGTTTGCCGCTGCGATGGCGATCGCCGCCCTGGTGGCCCTGGTGCACTTTCGCCGCCCCACTTGGCAGTTGGTGCCGGTGGGGGCTCTGTTGGGCCTGTTGGCCGGCATGGTTTTGGCTTAG